Proteins encoded in a region of the Streptomyces sp. NBC_00310 genome:
- a CDS encoding GNAT family N-acetyltransferase: protein MSTTPHLAEISPANLDAALDVRIRPDQEHLVEPVAKSLAEAYVHPGVAWPRLILDGDRAVGFLMAFLDIDWKGDGSGTDLRSGLWRLNIAAGEQGRGYGRFAVESVAAEIRRRGGSRLFVTWHPGPDGPEAFYLGLGFRTTGETSGSQTVGALDLAG, encoded by the coding sequence ATGTCCACCACCCCGCACCTCGCCGAGATAAGCCCCGCCAACCTCGACGCCGCGCTCGACGTCCGCATCCGCCCCGATCAGGAACACCTGGTGGAGCCGGTCGCGAAGTCGCTGGCCGAGGCGTATGTCCACCCCGGTGTCGCCTGGCCCCGGCTCATCCTGGACGGTGATCGCGCGGTCGGCTTCCTGATGGCCTTCCTCGACATCGACTGGAAGGGCGACGGCTCGGGCACCGACCTCCGTTCCGGGCTCTGGCGGCTCAACATCGCCGCCGGCGAACAGGGGCGGGGGTACGGCCGTTTCGCCGTCGAGTCCGTGGCCGCCGAGATCCGCCGCCGTGGCGGCAGCCGGCTCTTCGTCACCTGGCACCCCGGCCCGGACGGCCCGGAGGCCTTCTACCTCGGCCTCGGCTTCCGCACAACGGGGGAGACCAGCGGGAGCCAGACGGTGGGGGCGCTGGACCTGGCCGGATGA
- a CDS encoding small ribosomal subunit Rsm22 family protein — protein MNAPASSADTLRTALAGLLDGLPPKSATQAVERLIANYRGQTPTDAPVLRDRSDVVAYAAYRMPATFEAVCAALEAFAVAVPGWVPGGHVDVGGGTGAATWAVTATWEGGRPVTVLDWAEPALALGREIAAANPELKAAQWQRSRIGSALKIESTDLVTVSYVLGELTDADRAAVVEAAATAAQAVVIIEPGTPDGYARVIEARDRLVGAGFHIAAPCPHSAACPIVPGEDWCHFSARVSRSSLHRQVKGGSLPYEDEKFSYVAATRFPPAPAPSRVVRKPQIRKGQVLLDLCEPATEPASEAEGGAVPALTRTTVTKRHGLLYKAARDTEWGDAWPPAADDDQL, from the coding sequence GTGAACGCCCCCGCCTCCTCAGCCGACACCCTCCGGACCGCTCTCGCCGGGCTCCTCGACGGTCTGCCGCCCAAGTCGGCCACGCAGGCGGTGGAGCGGCTGATCGCGAACTACCGGGGGCAGACGCCGACGGACGCGCCGGTGTTGAGGGACCGGTCGGACGTGGTGGCGTACGCGGCGTACCGGATGCCGGCGACGTTCGAGGCCGTGTGCGCGGCGTTGGAGGCGTTCGCGGTGGCGGTGCCCGGGTGGGTGCCCGGCGGGCACGTGGATGTCGGCGGGGGCACGGGCGCGGCGACGTGGGCGGTGACCGCGACCTGGGAGGGCGGGCGGCCGGTGACGGTGCTCGACTGGGCGGAGCCGGCGTTGGCGCTCGGGCGGGAGATCGCCGCGGCGAACCCGGAGCTGAAGGCCGCCCAGTGGCAGCGCTCTCGTATCGGATCGGCGCTCAAAATCGAGAGCACTGATCTCGTCACCGTCTCCTACGTCCTCGGGGAGCTGACCGACGCCGACCGCGCGGCCGTGGTGGAGGCCGCCGCGACCGCCGCCCAGGCGGTCGTGATCATCGAACCCGGCACGCCCGACGGCTACGCCCGCGTCATCGAGGCCCGCGACCGTCTCGTCGGCGCCGGTTTCCACATCGCCGCCCCCTGCCCGCACAGCGCCGCCTGCCCCATCGTCCCCGGCGAGGACTGGTGCCACTTCTCCGCCCGCGTCAGCCGTTCCTCCCTGCACCGCCAGGTCAAGGGCGGCTCGCTGCCGTACGAGGACGAGAAGTTCAGCTACGTGGCCGCCACCCGCTTCCCGCCGGCCCCGGCCCCCTCCCGCGTCGTCCGCAAGCCCCAGATCCGCAAGGGCCAGGTCCTCCTGGACCTCTGCGAGCCCGCAACCGAGCCCGCAAGCGAGGCCGAGGGTGGCGCCGTCCCCGCCCTCACCCGGACCACCGTGACCAAGCGCCACGGCCTCCTCTACAAGGCCGCGCGCGACACCGAGTGGGGCGACGCCTGGCCCCCGGCCGCGGACGACGACCAGCTCTGA
- a CDS encoding serine hydrolase domain-containing protein yields the protein MRALTEGDRPRAPAAVVLVGRGPVIAVEEAAGWAVRYEAYDERTDRGLELPPDSRVPATPRTPFDLASLTKLFTAVAAVQQIERGTLGIDAKVAAYLPEFTGAAEHGLTVRHLLTHTSGLRPELPLYDCPSPAARLAMLRAEAPTAPPGTAHVYSDLNLLLLQHVLERLTGRGLDTLVRDGITYPLGMTATGFGPCPAAAATEDQRRPWAKADRGMIRGHVHDENAWSLGGVAGHAGLFSTARDLAIFCRTLLAGGSYGPARILGPDFIELMLTPPGLGFALDQPWFMGELAGRGAAGHTGFTGTSLVLDQATDTFLVLLTNAVHPRRRDPINPARATAGTRVARAVRGM from the coding sequence GTGCGCGCGCTGACGGAAGGGGACCGGCCCCGTGCCCCGGCCGCCGTGGTCCTCGTCGGCCGCGGCCCCGTCATCGCCGTCGAGGAGGCGGCGGGCTGGGCGGTCCGCTACGAGGCGTACGACGAACGCACCGACCGGGGCCTGGAACTCCCGCCGGACTCCCGCGTCCCGGCGACCCCCCGCACCCCCTTCGACCTGGCCTCCCTCACCAAGCTCTTCACCGCCGTGGCCGCCGTCCAGCAAATCGAACGCGGCACCCTCGGCATCGACGCGAAAGTGGCGGCGTACCTGCCCGAGTTCACCGGCGCCGCAGAACACGGCCTCACCGTCCGCCACCTCCTCACCCACACCTCCGGGCTCCGCCCCGAACTCCCGCTGTACGACTGCCCGTCCCCGGCCGCCCGCCTGGCGATGCTCCGCGCGGAGGCCCCGACGGCTCCTCCCGGCACGGCGCACGTCTACTCCGACCTGAACCTCCTGCTCCTCCAGCACGTCCTGGAACGCCTGACGGGCCGTGGCCTGGACACCCTCGTCCGCGACGGCATCACCTACCCCCTCGGCATGACGGCCACGGGCTTCGGCCCCTGCCCGGCCGCGGCGGCGACGGAGGACCAACGCCGGCCCTGGGCGAAGGCGGACCGGGGCATGATCCGCGGCCACGTCCACGACGAGAACGCCTGGTCCCTCGGCGGTGTGGCCGGCCACGCGGGCCTCTTCTCCACCGCCCGGGACCTGGCGATCTTCTGCCGCACCCTGCTCGCCGGCGGCTCCTACGGCCCCGCCCGCATCCTCGGCCCCGACTTCATCGAACTCATGCTGACCCCGCCGGGCCTCGGCTTCGCCCTCGACCAGCCTTGGTTCATGGGGGAGTTGGCGGGCCGGGGCGCGGCCGGCCACACCGGCTTCACGGGCACGTCCCTGGTCCTCGACCAGGCGACGGACACCTTCCTCGTCCTCCTCACCAACGCGGTCCATCCCCGCCGCCGCGACCCGATCAACCCGGCACGAGCGACGGCGGGAACCCGGGTGGCACGGGCGGTGCGGGGGATGTGA
- a CDS encoding multidrug effflux MFS transporter, whose translation MPEGHIPGSAAAESNTVAAEPEHAKPGAAAEPRPTRSAQAVRATRAARETTAKASPTNPTTLSPTTLSPTTLSPTTLSPTTLSPTTLSPTTLSPTTLSPTTLSRTGLLVTLILGGLTATPPLAMDMYLPALPEVTNSLHTPATTVQLTLTACLAGMALGQLLIGPMSDRFGRRRPLLLGLAVYIVATALCALAPTIETLVAFRLVQGLAGSAGIVIARAVVRDLYDGDAMARFFSNLMLISGVAPIVAPLIGGQILRVTDWRGVFVVLTAIGIALLAVVWARLPETLTPADRHGGGIGETLGAMRGLLTDRIFMGYVLAGGFAFAALFAYISASPFVIQEIYGASPQTFSLLFGVNSVGLVIVGQINGKILVGRVSLDKVFAVGLTIVALSATALLLMSLGVFGEVGLTPVAAALFVLMSAMGVTLPNTQALALMRVRHAAGSASALLGTSSFLIGAIASPLVGVAGEDTAVPMAVVQLASTLVAAACFVALCRPWNRRTTVEDGGSTPLSSGADRMGEDS comes from the coding sequence ATGCCCGAGGGGCACATACCGGGCTCGGCAGCGGCCGAGTCGAACACGGTGGCGGCGGAGCCGGAGCACGCGAAGCCGGGCGCGGCGGCGGAACCGCGGCCGACGCGATCGGCACAGGCGGTGCGAGCGACGCGAGCGGCGCGAGAGACGACGGCGAAAGCATCGCCGACCAACCCCACCACCCTCAGCCCCACCACCCTCAGCCCCACCACCCTCAGCCCCACCACCCTCAGCCCCACCACCCTCAGCCCCACCACCCTCAGCCCCACCACCCTCAGCCCCACCACCCTCAGCCCCACCACCCTCAGCCGCACCGGCCTCCTCGTCACACTCATCCTCGGCGGGCTCACCGCCACCCCGCCCCTCGCGATGGACATGTACCTCCCGGCCCTGCCGGAGGTCACCAACTCCCTCCACACCCCCGCCACCACGGTCCAGCTCACCCTCACCGCCTGCCTCGCCGGCATGGCGCTCGGCCAGCTCCTGATCGGCCCGATGAGCGACCGCTTCGGCCGCCGCCGCCCGCTGCTCCTCGGACTCGCCGTCTACATCGTCGCCACCGCGCTCTGCGCCCTCGCCCCCACCATCGAGACCCTCGTCGCCTTCCGCCTGGTGCAGGGCCTCGCCGGCTCGGCCGGGATCGTGATCGCCCGGGCCGTGGTCCGCGACCTGTACGACGGCGACGCGATGGCCCGCTTCTTCTCGAACCTGATGCTGATCTCCGGAGTGGCCCCGATCGTCGCGCCGCTGATCGGCGGCCAGATCCTCCGCGTCACCGACTGGCGGGGGGTCTTCGTCGTCCTCACGGCCATCGGCATCGCCCTGCTGGCGGTCGTCTGGGCGAGGCTCCCCGAGACGCTCACCCCGGCCGACCGCCACGGCGGCGGCATCGGCGAGACCCTGGGCGCGATGCGCGGCCTGCTCACCGACCGGATCTTCATGGGCTACGTGCTCGCCGGCGGCTTCGCCTTCGCCGCCCTCTTCGCCTACATCAGCGCCTCCCCGTTCGTGATCCAGGAGATCTACGGCGCCTCCCCGCAGACGTTCAGCCTGCTCTTCGGCGTCAACTCCGTCGGCCTCGTCATCGTCGGCCAGATCAACGGCAAGATCCTGGTCGGCCGGGTGAGCCTGGACAAGGTGTTCGCGGTGGGCCTCACGATCGTCGCCCTGTCCGCGACCGCGCTGCTGCTGATGTCCCTCGGCGTCTTCGGCGAGGTCGGCCTGACCCCGGTGGCGGCCGCCCTCTTCGTACTGATGTCCGCGATGGGCGTCACCCTCCCCAACACCCAGGCGCTCGCCCTGATGCGGGTACGCCACGCGGCGGGTTCCGCGTCGGCCCTGCTGGGTACCTCGTCCTTCCTCATCGGCGCGATAGCGTCCCCCCTGGTCGGCGTCGCGGGCGAGGACACCGCGGTCCCCATGGCCGTGGTCCAACTGGCCTCGACACTGGTGGCCGCGGCCTGCTTCGTGGCACTGTGCCGTCCTTGGAACAGGCGTACGACGGTGGAGGATGGGGGTAGTACCCCCCTCTCCAGTGGAGCCGACAGGATGGGGGAGGACAGCTGA
- a CDS encoding Gfo/Idh/MocA family protein: protein MSNDGRVRWGILATGGIAAAFTADLVDLPDAEVVAVASRSEDSAKAFAERFGIPRAYGDWRALAEDADVDVVYVATPHAAHRVAAGMCLEAGRNVLCEKAFTLNAREAEELVALARERGRFLMEAMWMYCNPLVRRLAELVRDGAIGEVRTVQADFGLAGPFPPSHRLRDPAQGGGALLDLGVYPVSFAQLLLGEPSDVTGRAVLSDEGVDLQTGALLSWESGAIASVHCSIVGGTGTSASVTGSEGRIDIPSGFFFPDRFVLHRDGRDPRTFSADPADGPRNSMRHEAAEVMRALRAGETESPLVPLDGTLAVMRTLDAIRDRVGVRYPGEERLNEGSFA, encoded by the coding sequence ATGTCGAACGACGGACGTGTGCGGTGGGGGATCCTGGCGACCGGAGGGATCGCCGCGGCCTTCACGGCCGACCTCGTCGACCTGCCGGACGCCGAGGTCGTGGCGGTGGCCTCGCGGAGCGAGGATTCGGCGAAGGCCTTCGCGGAACGGTTCGGGATACCGAGGGCCTACGGCGACTGGCGCGCGCTCGCCGAGGACGCGGACGTGGACGTGGTCTACGTCGCCACTCCGCACGCGGCGCACCGGGTCGCCGCCGGGATGTGTCTGGAGGCGGGGCGGAACGTGCTGTGCGAGAAGGCGTTCACGCTGAACGCGCGGGAGGCGGAGGAGCTGGTCGCGCTGGCACGGGAGCGCGGGCGGTTCCTGATGGAGGCCATGTGGATGTACTGCAATCCGCTGGTGCGACGGCTCGCCGAGCTGGTGCGGGACGGCGCGATCGGTGAAGTGCGGACCGTGCAGGCCGACTTCGGGCTCGCCGGGCCGTTCCCGCCCTCGCACCGGCTGCGGGATCCGGCGCAGGGCGGGGGCGCGCTGCTCGACCTCGGTGTGTACCCGGTGTCGTTCGCGCAGCTGCTGCTCGGGGAGCCGTCGGACGTCACGGGGAGAGCGGTGCTCTCCGACGAGGGCGTTGATCTCCAGACCGGAGCACTGCTCTCGTGGGAGAGCGGTGCTATCGCTTCGGTGCACTGCTCCATCGTGGGCGGCACGGGCACGTCCGCCTCGGTGACCGGCTCCGAGGGCCGCATCGACATCCCGTCCGGGTTCTTCTTCCCGGACCGGTTCGTCCTGCACCGCGACGGCCGCGACCCGCGGACCTTCAGCGCGGACCCGGCCGACGGCCCCCGCAACAGCATGCGTCACGAGGCCGCCGAGGTCATGCGGGCCCTGCGCGCCGGCGAGACGGAGTCCCCCCTCGTCCCCCTCGACGGCACCCTCGCCGTGATGCGCACCCTGGACGCGATACGGGACCGCGTCGGGGTGCGCTACCCCGGCGAAGAGCGCCTGAACGAAGGTTCGTTCGCGTAG
- a CDS encoding alkaline phosphatase D family protein, which translates to MTRAAHESPQPRSSHAPELRAAARHFDRRRFLTGTGAAAALAFATNLPAAGAAAAATLDARQITDDPFTLGVASGDPLSTSVLLWTRLAPAPYQPDGGLPAERVAVHWELAHDERFRRIVRRGTVTAHPEFHHTVHVEVGHLAPGRVYYYRFRAGSWISETGRTRTAPGPGHLTGSTALSFAAVSCQRYDQGYYTAYRHLADEDLDVVLHLGDYLYEYAVNSVGGARNYTDRVLPDLFNHETVTLEDYRLRYALHKTDPDQRAAHAAHPFVVTWDDHETENNYAGDNPDGGEPSEEFLLRRAAAYRAYWENQPLRRPQRPDGPDMRLYRRFRWGRLAQFDILDTRQYRSNQAQGDGWQTPGPESADPARTMTGATQERWLLDGWDRSDAVWNVVPQQVTFSQRRNAVGDVYKVSMDSWDGYPASRERLLAGAEAAGIENLMVLTGDVHVGYAFDIKRDFDDRASRTVGTELVATSVSSGGNGSDKPANWDTYMTANPHMRFYNGRRGYTTVTLDRRVARADFKAVPYVTTTGAGISTVASFAVEAGKPGLTPA; encoded by the coding sequence ATGACACGCGCAGCCCATGAGTCGCCGCAGCCCCGTTCGTCGCACGCACCCGAACTCCGGGCCGCCGCCCGGCACTTCGACCGCCGCCGCTTCCTCACCGGCACGGGAGCCGCCGCCGCGCTCGCCTTCGCCACCAACCTGCCCGCGGCCGGTGCCGCGGCCGCCGCCACGCTCGACGCGCGGCAGATCACCGACGACCCCTTCACCCTCGGCGTGGCCTCCGGCGACCCGCTGTCCACCTCCGTGCTCCTGTGGACCCGCCTCGCCCCGGCCCCGTACCAGCCCGACGGCGGGCTGCCCGCCGAACGCGTCGCCGTCCACTGGGAACTGGCCCACGACGAGAGATTCCGACGGATCGTCAGACGCGGCACCGTCACCGCCCACCCCGAGTTCCACCACACCGTCCACGTCGAGGTCGGCCACCTCGCCCCCGGCCGCGTCTACTACTACCGCTTCCGCGCCGGCTCCTGGATCAGCGAGACCGGCCGCACCCGCACCGCCCCCGGACCCGGCCATCTGACGGGCTCCACCGCGCTCTCCTTCGCGGCCGTCTCCTGCCAGCGGTACGACCAGGGCTACTACACCGCCTACCGGCATCTCGCCGACGAGGACCTCGACGTCGTCCTCCACCTCGGGGACTACCTCTACGAGTACGCCGTGAACTCCGTCGGCGGCGCCCGCAACTACACCGACCGCGTCCTGCCCGACCTCTTCAACCACGAGACGGTCACCCTGGAGGACTACCGCCTGCGCTACGCCCTCCACAAGACCGACCCCGACCAGCGGGCCGCCCACGCCGCGCACCCCTTCGTCGTCACCTGGGACGACCACGAGACCGAGAACAACTACGCGGGCGACAACCCCGACGGCGGCGAACCCTCCGAGGAGTTCCTGCTGCGCCGCGCCGCCGCCTACCGCGCGTACTGGGAGAACCAGCCGCTGCGCCGCCCGCAGCGCCCCGACGGACCCGACATGAGGCTCTACCGCCGCTTCCGGTGGGGCCGCCTCGCCCAGTTCGACATACTCGACACCCGCCAGTACCGCTCCAACCAGGCACAGGGGGACGGCTGGCAGACCCCCGGCCCGGAGTCGGCCGACCCCGCGCGCACGATGACGGGCGCGACGCAGGAGCGCTGGCTCCTCGACGGCTGGGACCGGTCCGACGCGGTCTGGAACGTCGTCCCGCAGCAGGTCACCTTCTCCCAGCGCCGCAACGCCGTCGGCGACGTCTACAAGGTGTCGATGGACTCCTGGGACGGCTACCCGGCCTCCCGCGAACGCCTCCTCGCCGGCGCGGAGGCCGCCGGCATCGAGAACCTGATGGTCCTGACCGGCGACGTCCACGTCGGCTACGCCTTCGACATCAAACGCGACTTCGACGACCGCGCCTCGCGCACGGTCGGCACCGAACTCGTCGCCACCTCCGTCAGCAGCGGCGGCAACGGCTCCGACAAGCCGGCCAACTGGGACACCTACATGACCGCCAACCCCCACATGCGCTTCTACAACGGCCGGCGGGGCTACACGACCGTCACGCTCGACCGCCGGGTGGCCCGCGCCGACTTCAAGGCCGTGCCGTACGTGACGACCACGGGCGCGGGCATCTCGACCGTGGCGTCCTTCGCGGTGGAGGCGGGCAAGCCGGGGCTCACGCCGGCGTAG
- a CDS encoding SDR family oxidoreductase yields the protein MKAKETKIAIVTGAGSGIGRAVAVELLRTGWSVALAGRREDKLAESAAEAGTTTEAGPAHADAGAPQALCVRTDVSRPGDVDALLAAVRDRFGRLDLLFNNAGTFGPGGVPVEELDYAAWRHVVDTNLNGAFLCAQAAYRQMKEQDPQGGRIINNGSISAHTPRPHSVAYTATKHALTGLTKSLSLDGRPYGIAVGQIDIGNAATDMTERMANGVLQANGQLVPEPVMDVTDVARTVRHMAELPLEANVQFATVMATTMPYVGRG from the coding sequence ATGAAGGCCAAAGAAACCAAGATCGCGATCGTGACGGGCGCGGGCTCCGGCATCGGGCGGGCCGTGGCCGTGGAACTGCTGCGCACCGGCTGGTCCGTGGCGCTGGCGGGCCGCCGCGAGGACAAGCTCGCCGAGAGCGCGGCCGAGGCCGGCACCACGACCGAGGCGGGCCCGGCCCACGCCGACGCCGGGGCCCCGCAGGCGCTGTGCGTCCGTACGGACGTCTCGCGGCCCGGGGACGTGGACGCGCTCCTCGCCGCCGTGCGCGACCGGTTCGGGCGGCTGGACCTGCTGTTCAACAACGCGGGTACGTTCGGTCCGGGCGGGGTGCCGGTGGAGGAGCTGGACTACGCGGCCTGGCGGCACGTCGTGGACACCAACCTCAACGGAGCGTTCCTGTGCGCGCAGGCGGCGTACCGGCAGATGAAGGAGCAGGACCCGCAGGGCGGCCGGATCATCAACAACGGCTCCATCTCCGCGCACACGCCCCGCCCGCACTCCGTCGCCTACACGGCGACCAAGCACGCGCTGACCGGCCTCACCAAGTCACTCTCCCTGGACGGCCGGCCGTACGGCATCGCGGTCGGCCAGATCGACATCGGCAACGCGGCGACGGACATGACCGAGCGCATGGCGAACGGGGTCCTGCAGGCGAACGGGCAACTCGTGCCCGAACCGGTGATGGATGTGACCGATGTGGCGCGGACCGTGCGACACATGGCGGAGTTGCCGCTGGAGGCGAACGTGCAGTTCGCGACGGTGATGGCGACGACGATGCCGTACGTCGGGCGGGGCTGA
- a CDS encoding phosphotransferase enzyme family protein, giving the protein MFALPEVGVVVRVARSTEMADKVAKELAVARWLAGHRFPSVHPTGAPQPIEADGRLVTFWEYVPDSSPPASFTVLAALLRDLHALPDPGFPLPVLDPFPIMGRRLEVVSGIRREDVRFLAEACDNAEDDFRALVASSPRHLVHGDAHRGNVLCDGDRALLIDYEAVAIGPRAWDLVPTAMAVDRFGLPPDDYAEFVRTYGTDVTEWHGYPVLRTTRELGMTTWLMQNAQSGPAADEFAVRMESLRKGDLERRWHAL; this is encoded by the coding sequence TTGTTCGCTCTCCCCGAGGTCGGCGTCGTGGTCAGGGTCGCCCGCTCGACGGAGATGGCCGACAAAGTAGCCAAGGAACTGGCTGTGGCCCGCTGGCTCGCTGGGCACAGATTCCCGTCCGTGCACCCGACGGGTGCGCCACAACCCATCGAGGCCGACGGCCGACTGGTGACGTTCTGGGAATACGTGCCGGACAGCTCTCCCCCCGCCTCCTTCACTGTCCTGGCCGCACTTCTCCGCGACCTGCACGCCCTACCGGATCCAGGCTTCCCGCTGCCCGTCCTTGATCCGTTCCCCATCATGGGCCGTCGTCTTGAGGTCGTCTCCGGGATCAGACGCGAGGACGTCCGCTTCCTCGCCGAAGCCTGCGACAACGCGGAGGACGACTTCCGCGCCCTGGTCGCCTCCTCGCCCCGGCACTTGGTGCACGGCGACGCCCATCGCGGCAACGTCCTGTGCGACGGCGACCGCGCCCTGCTCATCGACTACGAGGCGGTGGCGATCGGTCCACGGGCCTGGGACCTGGTTCCCACTGCCATGGCCGTGGACCGGTTCGGCCTGCCACCAGATGACTATGCGGAATTCGTCCGCACCTACGGCACCGATGTCACCGAGTGGCACGGCTATCCGGTGCTCCGCACGACACGGGAACTGGGTATGACGACCTGGCTCATGCAGAACGCCCAGTCCGGTCCGGCGGCGGACGAGTTCGCGGTGCGTATGGAGTCTCTGCGAAAGGGTGACCTTGAACGGCGCTGGCACGCGCTCTAA
- a CDS encoding ATP-binding protein has translation MRLTSTLQNPVTVRVFTQRFSSTPLGARLARHLAVHRLHDWGIPYGSGTSDTAALLVAELASNAVTHGRVPGRDFELRLSLDTYACSRTLRVDVSDACGARRPLRPGEMTVPEAGTEDGRGLLLVAELADRWAVLDRVPVGKTVRVEVDLPR, from the coding sequence ATGAGGCTCACCTCCACCCTCCAAAACCCCGTTACCGTACGTGTGTTCACCCAACGTTTCAGCTCCACCCCGCTGGGCGCCCGCCTCGCCCGCCACCTCGCGGTGCACCGACTGCACGACTGGGGCATCCCGTACGGCTCGGGCACCTCCGACACCGCCGCCCTCCTCGTCGCCGAACTCGCCAGCAACGCCGTCACGCACGGGCGCGTACCGGGCCGGGACTTCGAGCTCCGGCTCAGCCTCGACACGTACGCGTGCTCGCGCACCCTGCGCGTCGACGTCTCGGACGCGTGCGGTGCGCGAAGGCCTCTCCGGCCCGGCGAGATGACCGTCCCGGAGGCAGGCACCGAGGACGGGCGAGGGTTGCTGCTCGTCGCGGAGCTGGCCGACCGCTGGGCCGTCTTGGACCGCGTACCGGTCGGCAAGACCGTACGCGTCGAAGTGGACCTGCCGCGCTGA
- a CDS encoding transposase: MSKRYTAEFKRDAVALALSSDKTVTEVARDLGVSPEGLRGWVKQAKADRGEGPAGTLTSAEREELAQLRRKVRELEKTVDILGKATAFFAQDKMR; the protein is encoded by the coding sequence ATGAGCAAGCGGTACACGGCCGAGTTCAAACGCGACGCCGTCGCGCTGGCGCTGTCGTCGGACAAGACGGTCACCGAGGTCGCCCGGGACCTGGGGGTGAGCCCGGAGGGTCTGCGTGGCTGGGTGAAGCAGGCCAAGGCCGACCGGGGCGAGGGGCCCGCCGGGACTCTGACCAGCGCCGAGCGGGAAGAACTCGCCCAGCTGCGGCGTAAGGTCCGCGAGCTGGAGAAGACGGTCGACATCCTGGGAAAAGCGACCGCCTTCTTCGCGCAGGACAAGATGAGGTAG
- a CDS encoding DUF397 domain-containing protein, with amino-acid sequence MSTTELAWFKSSYSSGSGDDCVEVALSWHKSSHSSDFEDACVEMASCSDTIHVRDSKVRQGSQLVLAPETWTAFLKYATQA; translated from the coding sequence ATGAGCACCACAGAACTGGCGTGGTTCAAGAGCAGCTACAGCAGCGGCTCTGGCGACGACTGTGTCGAGGTGGCACTCTCCTGGCACAAGTCCAGCCACAGCAGCGACTTCGAGGACGCCTGCGTCGAAATGGCGTCCTGCTCCGACACCATCCACGTCCGGGACTCCAAGGTGCGACAGGGCTCACAACTCGTCCTCGCCCCGGAGACGTGGACCGCCTTCCTCAAGTACGCGACCCAGGCCTGA
- a CDS encoding aldo/keto reductase, producing the protein METHPHTHTHTGTDTHPYTPYTRPLGRSGIQVSALGFGCWAIGGEWQAADGQPLGWGKVDDEESVRAVHRALDLGVTFFDTADAYGTGHSERVLGRALGKRRADVVVATKWGNVFDEATRTLTGQDDTPAHARRALTASLDRLGTDHVDLYQLHLSDADPERAAELRDTCEEFVRQGLIRAYAWSTDDPDRAAVFAEGPHCAAVQHRLNILQDAPELLALCEESGLASINRSPLAMGLLTGKHTPGRALEAGDIRSTPPAWLPGFTADSGADPEWLGRVEALREILTSGGRTLAQGALAWIWARSPRTVPIPGFRSVAQAEENAGALAKGPLTADQVAEIDRILGR; encoded by the coding sequence ATGGAGACGCACCCGCACACGCACACGCACACGGGCACGGACACGCACCCGTACACCCCGTACACCAGGCCCCTCGGCCGCAGCGGTATCCAGGTCAGCGCCCTCGGATTCGGCTGCTGGGCGATCGGCGGCGAGTGGCAGGCCGCCGACGGGCAGCCGCTCGGCTGGGGGAAGGTGGACGACGAGGAGTCCGTACGGGCGGTCCACCGCGCCCTCGACCTCGGTGTCACCTTCTTCGACACGGCCGACGCGTACGGCACCGGGCACAGCGAGCGCGTCCTCGGCCGCGCCCTCGGCAAGCGCCGCGCGGACGTCGTCGTGGCCACCAAGTGGGGCAACGTCTTCGACGAGGCCACCCGCACCCTCACCGGCCAGGACGACACCCCGGCGCACGCCCGCCGCGCCCTCACCGCCTCCCTCGACCGCCTCGGCACCGACCACGTCGACCTGTACCAGCTGCACCTCTCCGACGCCGACCCCGAGCGCGCGGCCGAACTCCGCGACACCTGCGAGGAGTTCGTACGGCAGGGCCTGATCCGGGCGTACGCGTGGAGCACCGACGACCCGGACCGCGCCGCCGTGTTCGCCGAGGGGCCGCACTGCGCGGCCGTGCAGCACCGGCTGAACATCCTGCAGGACGCGCCCGAACTGCTCGCGCTGTGCGAGGAGTCCGGCCTGGCGAGCATCAACCGCAGCCCCCTCGCCATGGGCCTGCTCACCGGCAAGCACACCCCCGGGCGCGCCCTGGAGGCCGGGGACATCCGCAGCACCCCGCCCGCCTGGCTGCCGGGCTTCACGGCCGACTCCGGTGCCGACCCGGAGTGGCTCGGCCGGGTCGAGGCGCTGCGCGAGATCCTCACCAGCGGGGGCCGTACGCTCGCGCAGGGCGCCCTCGCCTGGATCTGGGCCCGCAGCCCGCGGACCGTGCCCATCCCCGGCTTCCGCTCGGTCGCCCAGGCCGAGGAGAACGCGGGCGCCCTCGCGAAGGGGCCGCTCACCGCGGACCAGGTGGCCGAGATCGACCGGATCCTGGGGCGGTGA